From the genome of Uranotaenia lowii strain MFRU-FL chromosome 1, ASM2978415v1, whole genome shotgun sequence, one region includes:
- the LOC129740184 gene encoding GTP-binding protein 2 has product MSSFFDLFDPSASTSGELGDPPNNGNRMVEDDDDDDFLMTCDDLFNKNKTKPPGVQIPSRSQQRQQQFNLIQQYSPTELDFDLDILPPEPQLGNIEYKLKLINPSKQRFEHLVTQMKWRLREGNGEAIYEIGVADSGQLHGLTATDMATSLYTLNQMARKLDASTSVLRRKILQAGRSVVEVLVRKIPDDQHNIEVRVAVLGSADAGKSTLLGVLTQGEYDNGRGRARLNMFRHMHEIQTGRTSCISHETLGFDQQGNVINYKYNEMMTAEEISDKSTKLVTFMDLAGHRRYLKTTVQALSGYSPHHALIVVAASSTISNMTKEHLAIVHALDMSFSIVVTKMDLVPPDEILLELKELLTAVGYRKVPYLISNEDDVLNANAHQTHEQIVPIFCVSNVTGDGLDLLTKYLYVLSPEISNSEKERLEQEPIEFQIDEIFKVSEVGNVVGGLLCQGVITEHMPIRIGPLEDGSFTPVTIHTIHRNRAPCRVVRAGQSASLSFYTTDNLPVLRRGMVILPDYDEENHAYGTWFFQAQISVLFHATRIFKGFQTTVHIGSIRQTAIIEGIMGIGSEGISTNQTATVLFRFVRHPEYLRPGMRVLFREGTSKGIGKVTQVFPLKE; this is encoded by the exons ATGAGCTCTTTTTTCGATCTATTCGATCCATCGGCCTCGACATCCGGTGAATTGGGCGATCCGCCGAACAATGGAAACCGAATGGTggaagacgacgacgatgatgactTCCTAATGACCTGTGACGATTTGTTCAACAAGAACAAGACCAAACCGCCCGGTGTGCAGATACCCTCCCGGTCCCAGCAGCGCCAGCAACAGTTCAATCTGATTCAACAGTATTCTCCGACGGAGCTGGACTTTGATTTGGACATTCTTCCCCCCGAACCACAACTGGGCAACATCGAGTACAAACTAAAGTTAATCAATCCTTCCAAGCAGCGCTTCGAACATCTGGTCACCCAAATGAAGTGGCGCCTGAGAGAGGGCAACGGCGAAGCGATATATGAAATTGGTGTCGCAGATTCGGGACAATTGCACGGCCTGACCGCCACTGATATGGCTACCTCGCTGTATACGCTCAACCAGATGGCTCGTAAATTGGACGCCTCCACGTCCGTGTTGAGGCGAAAAATTTTGCAGGCCGGTCGATCGGTGGTCGAGGTGCTGGTGCGCAAGATCCCCGATGATCAGCACAACATCGAAGTTCGAGTAGCCGTGTTGGGAAGTGCCGATGCCGGCAAATCAACACTATTGGGTGTGCTGACTCAAGGAGAATATGACAACGGAAGAGGTCGAGCGCGTCTGAACATGTTCCGGCATATGCACGAAATTCAAACGGGTCGGACATCGTGTATTTCCCACGAAACGCTCGGATTTGATCAACAG GGTAATGTCATCAACTACAAATATAATGAGATGATGACGGCCGAAGAAATCAGCGACAAATCGACCAAACTAGTCACTTTCATGGACCTGGCAGGTCACCGACGCTATCTTAAAACGACTGTGCAAGCCCTGTCAGGCTACTCTCCACACCATGCACTGATCGTGGTGGCAGCTAGTAGCACCATCAGCAACATGACCAAGGAACACTTGGCCATCGTCCATGCACTCGATATGTCGTTCTCGATTGTGGTAACCAAAATGGACCTGGTACCGCCAGACGAAATTTTGTTGGAACTGAAGGAACTGCTGACTGCTGTAGGTTATCGCAAGGTGCCATATCTAATAAGCAACGAGGATGACGTGTTGAATGCCAACGCGCACCAAACTCACGAACAGATTGTTCCCATATTTTGTGTCTCCAACGTGACTGGCGACGGGCTGGACCTGTTGACCAAATATCTATATGTACTATCGCCAGAAATCAGCAATTCCGAAAAGGAACGACTCGAACAAGAGCCGATCGAATTTcagattgatgaaatttttaaggtcTCAGAAGTCGGCAACGTGGTCGGAGGACTTCTCTGTCAGGGAGTAATCACAGAGCATATGCCTATTCGAATTGGACCCTTGGAGGACGGCTCTTTTACTCCTGTCACGATACACACGATACACCGAAATCGAGCACCTTGCCGGGTAGTTCGAGCGGGTCAAAGTGCTTCTCTGTCTTTCTACACCACAGACAATCTACCTGTGCTCCGACGAGGAATGGTGATTTTGCCGGACTATGACGAGGAGAACCACGCTTATGGAACATGGTTCTTTCAG GCTCAGATATCGGTCCTGTTTCATGCGACCCGTATCTTCAAAGGGTTCCAAACGACGGTTCACATTGGAAGCATCCGACAAACTGCCATCATCGAGGGCATCATGGGAATCGGTTCCGAAGGCATATCAACCAATCAAACGGCAACAGTACTGTTCCGCTTTGTGCGGCATCCCGAGTACTTGCGACCAGGTATGAGAGTTCTGTTCCGCGAAGGTACCAGCAAGGGCATTGGTAAGGTAACGCAAGTATTTCCTCTCAAGGAATAA